One Mercurialis annua linkage group LG3, ddMerAnnu1.2, whole genome shotgun sequence DNA window includes the following coding sequences:
- the LOC126673944 gene encoding UDP-arabinose 4-epimerase 1 → MLNFGRLRNQQRPNRSMPLGGLDYADPKRKNNVVGKILLAAALTALCIIMLKQSPTFNAPSPFSVHDESVIHVLVTGGAGYIGSHASLRLLKDGYRVTIVDNLSRGNLGAVKVLQELFPEPGRLQFIYADLGDAKVVNKIFSENAFDAVMHFAAVAYVGESTMDPLKYYHNITSNTLTVVESMSAHDVKTLIYSSTCATYGEPEKMPITEVTPQVPINPYGKAKKMAEDIILDFSKNSDMAVMILRYFNVIGSDPDGRLGEAPSPELREHGRISGACFDAARGFIPGLKVKGTDYKTHDGTCVRDYIDVTDLVDAHVKALEKAVPGKVGIFNVGTGKGRSVNEFVEACKKATGVDIKVDYLPRRPGDYAEVFSDPTKIRLELNWTAQHTDLQESLQVAWRWQKSHRNGYGPPLAMAS, encoded by the exons ATGCTAAATTTTGGTAGGTTGAGAAATCAGCAAAGACCCAACAGATCTATGCCGCTCGGAG GCTTGGACTACGCAGACCCAAAGAGGAAGAATAATGTTGTGGGGAAGATTCTTTTGGCTGCTGCCCTCACAGCATTATGCATTATTATGCTCAAGCAATCCCCAACATTTAACGCCCCAAGCCCG TTCTCTGTGCATGATGAATCGGTTATACATGTCCTAGTGACTGGTGGAGCTGGTTATATTGGTTCACATGCTTCATTGCGACTTCTGAAGGATGGTTACAGGGTTACCATAGTG GATAATCTTTCACGGGGAAACCTAGGTGCTGTAAAAGTTCTACAAGAATTATTTCCAGAGCCTGGGAGGCTTCAGTTTATTTATGCTGATTTGGGAGATGCAAAAGTT GTTAATAAAATTTTCTCAGAAAATGCATTTGATGCTGTGATGCACTTTGCTGCTGTTGCATATGTTGGGGAAAGCACTATGGATCCTCTTAA GTACTATCACAACATAACATCAAATACATTAACTGTAGTAGAGTCGATGTCTGCTCATGATGTAAAGACTTTAATTTATTCAAGCACGTGTGCAACATACGGGGAGCCTGAGAAGATGCCTATTACCGAAGTCACCCCACAG GTCCCAATAAATCCATATGGAAAAGCTAAGAAGATGGCTGAAGATATCATTCttgatttttctaaaaattCTGACATGGCAGTTATGATTCTTAG ATACTTCAATGTGATTGGTTCGGATCCAGATGGCAGACTTGGTGAGGCTCCCAGTCCTGAACTTCGAGAACATGGACGGATTTCTGGTGCTTGTTTTGATGCAGCTCGTGGTTTTATTCCTGGGCTGAAG GTTAAAGGAACAGACTATAAGACACATGATGGTACTTGTGTAAGAGATTATATCGATGTTACTGATCTTGTCGATGCTCATGTGAAAGCTCTTGAAAAGGCAGTGCCTGGAAAAGTTGGGATCTTTAATGTCGGTACTGGAAAAG GTAGATCAGTCAATGAATTTGTAGAGGCCTGCAAGAAGGCAACCGGTGTGGACATCAAAGTCGACTATTTGCCTCGTCGACCTGGTGACTATGCTGAAGTGTTTAGTGACCCTACTAAGATTAGGCTCGAACTCAACTGGACAGCTCAACACACCGATCTCCAAGAGAGCTTACAAGTAGCATGGAGATGGCAGAAGTCGCATAGAAATGGGTATGGACCGCCTTTGGCGATGGCTTCTTGA